In Vigna angularis cultivar LongXiaoDou No.4 chromosome 8, ASM1680809v1, whole genome shotgun sequence, one DNA window encodes the following:
- the LOC108346000 gene encoding dihydropyrimidine dehydrogenase (NADP(+)), chloroplastic, which yields MASLSMTQIRAGNWASGFGLNRAGKVQVGPSSRVGFKVFASETQATEPDLSVTVNGLHMPNPFVIGSGPPGTNYTVMKRAFDEGWGAVIAKTVSLDAAKVINVTPRYARLRAGANGSAKGEIIGWENIELISDRPLETMLKEFKQLKEEYPDRILIASIMEEYNKAAWEELIDRVEQTGVDAIEINFSCPHGMPERKMGAAVGQDCALLEEVCGWINAKATIPVWAKMTPNITDISQPARVSLSSGCEGVSAINTIMSVMGINLNTLRPEPCVEGYSTPGGYSAKAVHPIALGKVMTIAKMMKSEFDSENYSLSAIGGVETGGDAAEFILLGANTVQVCTGVMMHGYGLVKKLCLELKDFMKKHNFTTIENFRGVSLEYFTTHTELVRRQQEAIQKRKAIKKGLQSDKDWTGDGFVNESESMVSN from the exons ATGGCATCTTTGAGCATGACCCAGATCAGAGCTGGGAATTGGGCATCTGGGTTTGGCTTGAATCGGGCTGGGAAGGTTCAGGTTGGTCCCAGCAGCAGAGTTGGATTTAAGGTGTTTGCTTCAGAGACTCAGGCTACAGAGCCTGATCTTAGCGTCACTGTCAATGGGTTGCACATGCCCAACCCCTTTGTTATTGGGTCAGGTCCTCCAGGAACCAATTACACTGTCATGAAGAGGGCCTTTGATGAAGGTTGGGGTGCTGTGATTGCCAAAACT GTCTCACTTGATGCAGCAAAAGTTATAAATGTAACTCCTAGATATGCCCGTTTACGGGCAGGTGCAAATGGCTCTGCAAAAGGAGAAATTATTGGGTGGGAGAACATAGAACTTATCAGTGATAGGCCACTTGAAACCATGTTGAAAGAATTCAAGCAATTGAAAGAAGAGTATCCAGACAGAATTCTGATTGCTTCAATCATGGAGGAGTACAATAAGGCTGCTTGGGAGGAGCTTATCGATCGAGTCGAGCAAACTGGAGTT GATGCAATCGAAATAAATTTCTCATGTCCTCACGGTATGCCAGAACGCAAAATGGGTGCTGCTGTTGGCCAAGATTGTGCTCTTCTGGAAGAGGTTTGTGGATGGATAAATGCTAAAGCCACAATTCCTGTTTGGGCTAAGATGACTCCCAATATAACTGATATTTCACAG CCAGCAAGGGTTTCTCTAAGTTCAGGATGTGAGGGAGTATCTGCCATAAATACAATCATGAGTGTCATGGGAATCAATCTCAATACATTACGTCCAGAGCCTTGTGTTGAGGG GTACTCAACTCCTGGGGGGTATTCTGCAAAGGCAGTCCATCCCATAGCACTTGGGAAGGTGATGACAATTGCAAAGATGATGAAGTCAGAGTTTGACAGTGAGAACTATTCACTTTCTGCCATTGGTGGTGTTGAGACAGGCGGAGATGCAGCTGAATTTATTCTTCTTGGGGCAAACACTGTTCAG GTGTGCACTGGGGTTATGATGCATGGCTATGGTCTTGTGAAGAAACTATGTCTTGAGCTTAAAGACTTCATGAAAAAGCACAATTTCACAACAATAGAAAACTTCAGAGG GGTTTCTCTTGAGTACTTTACTACTCACACTGAGTTGGTGAGAAGGCAGCAAGAAGCAATTCAGAAGAGGAAAGCCATAAAGAAAGGCTTGCAATCTGACAAAGACTGGACTGGAGATGGTTTTGTGAACGAAAGTGAAAGTATGGTATCTAACTGA
- the LOC108344016 gene encoding pentatricopeptide repeat-containing protein At1g05600 isoform X2 — protein MSIRWPRRLTPTYLSQIIRTQKNPIKALHIFNEAKSRYPNYCHNGPVYATMINILGTSGRLTEMRDVIEQMREDSCECKDSVFVSVIKTYANAGQVDEAMSLYKTIPQFNCVNWTESFNTILQIMVNENRLEMAHHLFVESSCGWEVRSRVRALNLLMYALCQKSRSDLALQLFQEMDYQSCYPNRDSYAILMKGLCQDRRLHEATHLLYSMFWRISQKGNGEDIVVYRTLLDALCDAGKLEEAVEILGKILRKGLKAPKRCYNHPDLGRFLDGKHIESAKHVIHEALIKGSIPSLASYNAMSVDLYTEGKIDEADKVIMEMQDRGFRPTHSILEAKVAALCKVSKVNEAIKVIEEDMVKVNCLPTARVYNILLKSLYNVGNSMTVLESLNKMSNKVGSAGDRDTYGMLLEMLCGEKRRSKLLRRA, from the exons ATGAGCATAAGATGGCCAAGACGGTTGACACCAACCTATCTCTCTCAGATTATAAGAACCCAGAAAAACCCAATAAAGGCTCTTCACATTTTCAATGAAGCCAAATCCAGGTACCCCAATTACTGCCACAATGGTCCTGTTTATGCCACCATGATCAACATCCTTGGAACATCAGGGAGGCTGACTGAGATGAGGGATGTGATTGAGCAGATGAGAGAGGATTCATGTGAATGCAAGGATTCTGTTTTTGTGTCTGTTATTAAGACATATGCCAATGCTGGCCAGGTAGATGAAGCAATGTCTCTGTACAAAACAATTCCTCAGTTTAACTGTGTTAATTGGACAGAATCCTTCAACACCATTTTGCAGATAATGGTGAATGAGAACCGGCTTGAAATGGCCCACCATCTCTTTGTTGAGAGCTCTTGTGGTTGGGAAGTGAGGTCTCGGGTTCGAGCATTGAACTTGCTTATGTATGCTCTTTGCCAGAAGAGTCGCTCTGATTTGGCACTGCAGTTATTCCAAGAGATGGATTATCAAAGTTGCTACCCTAATAGGGACAGCTATGCAATTTTGATGAAGGGATTGTGCCAAGACAGGAGGTTACATGAGGCCACCCATTTGTTGTATTCAATGTTTTGGAGGATCTCACAGAAAGGTAATGGTGAGGATATTGTAGTCTATAGAACTCTTTTGGATGCTTTATGTGATGCTGGAAAACTTGAAGAAGCTGTGGAAATTCTAGGTAAAATTTTGAGGAAAGGACTGAAGGCTCCGAAGCGATGTTATAACCATCCTGATCTTGGCCGGTTCTTGGATGGCAAACATATAGAAAGTGCTAAACATGTGATTCATGAAGCTTTAATCAAAGGCTCAATTCCTAGTTTGGCTAGTTATAATGCCATGTCTGTTGATCTGTACACCGAAGGTAAGATAGATGAGGCTGATAAGGTCATCATGGAAATGCAAGACAGAGGCTTTAGACCAACACATTCTATCTTAGAGGCAAAAGTAGCTGCATTGTGCAAGGTTAGTAAGGTGAACGAAGCAATCAAGGTAATTGAGGAAGACATGGTGAAAGTTAATTGTCTACCAACTGCTAGAGTGTACAACATTCTCTTGAAAAGCCTATACAATGTTGGAAATTCTATGACTGTACTCGAGAGCTTGAACAAGATGTCGAACAAGGTAGGTAGTGCAGGTGACAGAGATACTTACGGCATGTTGCTGGAAATGCTTTGTGGTGAGAAAAG GAGAAGCAAGCTGTTGAGAAGAGCTTAA
- the LOC108344016 gene encoding pentatricopeptide repeat-containing protein At1g05600 isoform X3, which produces MSIRWPRRLTPTYLSQIIRTQKNPIKALHIFNEAKSRYPNYCHNGPVYATMINILGTSGRLTEMRDVIEQMREDSCECKDSVFVSVIKTYANAGQVDEAMSLYKTIPQFNCVNWTESFNTILQIMVNENRLEMAHHLFVESSCGWEVRSRVRALNLLMYALCQKSRSDLALQLFQEMDYQSCYPNRDSYAILMKGLCQDRRLHEATHLLYSMFWRISQKGNGEDIVVYRTLLDALCDAGKLEEAVEILGKILRKGLKAPKRCYNHPDLGRFLDGKHIESAKHVIHEALIKGSIPSLASYNAMSVDLYTEGKIDEADKVIMEMQDRGFRPTHSILEAKVAALCKVSKVNEAIKVIEEDMVKVNCLPTARVYNILLKSLYNVGNSMTVLESLNKMSNKVGSAGDRDTYGMLLEMLCGEKSAAK; this is translated from the exons ATGAGCATAAGATGGCCAAGACGGTTGACACCAACCTATCTCTCTCAGATTATAAGAACCCAGAAAAACCCAATAAAGGCTCTTCACATTTTCAATGAAGCCAAATCCAGGTACCCCAATTACTGCCACAATGGTCCTGTTTATGCCACCATGATCAACATCCTTGGAACATCAGGGAGGCTGACTGAGATGAGGGATGTGATTGAGCAGATGAGAGAGGATTCATGTGAATGCAAGGATTCTGTTTTTGTGTCTGTTATTAAGACATATGCCAATGCTGGCCAGGTAGATGAAGCAATGTCTCTGTACAAAACAATTCCTCAGTTTAACTGTGTTAATTGGACAGAATCCTTCAACACCATTTTGCAGATAATGGTGAATGAGAACCGGCTTGAAATGGCCCACCATCTCTTTGTTGAGAGCTCTTGTGGTTGGGAAGTGAGGTCTCGGGTTCGAGCATTGAACTTGCTTATGTATGCTCTTTGCCAGAAGAGTCGCTCTGATTTGGCACTGCAGTTATTCCAAGAGATGGATTATCAAAGTTGCTACCCTAATAGGGACAGCTATGCAATTTTGATGAAGGGATTGTGCCAAGACAGGAGGTTACATGAGGCCACCCATTTGTTGTATTCAATGTTTTGGAGGATCTCACAGAAAGGTAATGGTGAGGATATTGTAGTCTATAGAACTCTTTTGGATGCTTTATGTGATGCTGGAAAACTTGAAGAAGCTGTGGAAATTCTAGGTAAAATTTTGAGGAAAGGACTGAAGGCTCCGAAGCGATGTTATAACCATCCTGATCTTGGCCGGTTCTTGGATGGCAAACATATAGAAAGTGCTAAACATGTGATTCATGAAGCTTTAATCAAAGGCTCAATTCCTAGTTTGGCTAGTTATAATGCCATGTCTGTTGATCTGTACACCGAAGGTAAGATAGATGAGGCTGATAAGGTCATCATGGAAATGCAAGACAGAGGCTTTAGACCAACACATTCTATCTTAGAGGCAAAAGTAGCTGCATTGTGCAAGGTTAGTAAGGTGAACGAAGCAATCAAGGTAATTGAGGAAGACATGGTGAAAGTTAATTGTCTACCAACTGCTAGAGTGTACAACATTCTCTTGAAAAGCCTATACAATGTTGGAAATTCTATGACTGTACTCGAGAGCTTGAACAAGATGTCGAACAAGGTAGGTAGTGCAGGTGACAGAGATACTTACGGCATGTTGCTGGAAATGCTTTGTGGTGAGAAAAG TGCAGCTAAATGA
- the LOC108344016 gene encoding pentatricopeptide repeat-containing protein At1g05600 isoform X1: MSIRWPRRLTPTYLSQIIRTQKNPIKALHIFNEAKSRYPNYCHNGPVYATMINILGTSGRLTEMRDVIEQMREDSCECKDSVFVSVIKTYANAGQVDEAMSLYKTIPQFNCVNWTESFNTILQIMVNENRLEMAHHLFVESSCGWEVRSRVRALNLLMYALCQKSRSDLALQLFQEMDYQSCYPNRDSYAILMKGLCQDRRLHEATHLLYSMFWRISQKGNGEDIVVYRTLLDALCDAGKLEEAVEILGKILRKGLKAPKRCYNHPDLGRFLDGKHIESAKHVIHEALIKGSIPSLASYNAMSVDLYTEGKIDEADKVIMEMQDRGFRPTHSILEAKVAALCKVSKVNEAIKVIEEDMVKVNCLPTARVYNILLKSLYNVGNSMTVLESLNKMSNKVGSAGDRDTYGMLLEMLCGEKRYVEASQLLEKMSIKSYWPSTNSYNSVIKGLCSLGRQYEAVMWLEDMMSQGKLPETSVWNSLASLFCNSEKIKVSSQTFSRLSGL; this comes from the coding sequence ATGAGCATAAGATGGCCAAGACGGTTGACACCAACCTATCTCTCTCAGATTATAAGAACCCAGAAAAACCCAATAAAGGCTCTTCACATTTTCAATGAAGCCAAATCCAGGTACCCCAATTACTGCCACAATGGTCCTGTTTATGCCACCATGATCAACATCCTTGGAACATCAGGGAGGCTGACTGAGATGAGGGATGTGATTGAGCAGATGAGAGAGGATTCATGTGAATGCAAGGATTCTGTTTTTGTGTCTGTTATTAAGACATATGCCAATGCTGGCCAGGTAGATGAAGCAATGTCTCTGTACAAAACAATTCCTCAGTTTAACTGTGTTAATTGGACAGAATCCTTCAACACCATTTTGCAGATAATGGTGAATGAGAACCGGCTTGAAATGGCCCACCATCTCTTTGTTGAGAGCTCTTGTGGTTGGGAAGTGAGGTCTCGGGTTCGAGCATTGAACTTGCTTATGTATGCTCTTTGCCAGAAGAGTCGCTCTGATTTGGCACTGCAGTTATTCCAAGAGATGGATTATCAAAGTTGCTACCCTAATAGGGACAGCTATGCAATTTTGATGAAGGGATTGTGCCAAGACAGGAGGTTACATGAGGCCACCCATTTGTTGTATTCAATGTTTTGGAGGATCTCACAGAAAGGTAATGGTGAGGATATTGTAGTCTATAGAACTCTTTTGGATGCTTTATGTGATGCTGGAAAACTTGAAGAAGCTGTGGAAATTCTAGGTAAAATTTTGAGGAAAGGACTGAAGGCTCCGAAGCGATGTTATAACCATCCTGATCTTGGCCGGTTCTTGGATGGCAAACATATAGAAAGTGCTAAACATGTGATTCATGAAGCTTTAATCAAAGGCTCAATTCCTAGTTTGGCTAGTTATAATGCCATGTCTGTTGATCTGTACACCGAAGGTAAGATAGATGAGGCTGATAAGGTCATCATGGAAATGCAAGACAGAGGCTTTAGACCAACACATTCTATCTTAGAGGCAAAAGTAGCTGCATTGTGCAAGGTTAGTAAGGTGAACGAAGCAATCAAGGTAATTGAGGAAGACATGGTGAAAGTTAATTGTCTACCAACTGCTAGAGTGTACAACATTCTCTTGAAAAGCCTATACAATGTTGGAAATTCTATGACTGTACTCGAGAGCTTGAACAAGATGTCGAACAAGGTAGGTAGTGCAGGTGACAGAGATACTTACGGCATGTTGCTGGAAATGCTTTGTGGTGAGAAAAGGTATGTGGAGGCAAGCCAACTTCTGGAGAAAATGTCAATTAAGTCATACTGGCCCAGTACCAACAGTTACAATTCTGTCATTAAGGGTCTTTGCTCCTTAGGTAGGCAATATGAAGCAGTTATGTGGTTAGAGGACATGATGAGCCAGGGAAAGCTTCCTGAAACTTCTGTCTGGAATTCATTGGcatctttattttgtaactcAGAAAAGATTAAAGTGTCTTCTCAGACATTTAGTCGCCTGAGTGGGTTGTGA
- the LOC128193594 gene encoding homeobox protein knotted-1-like 1 isoform X2 — MESERPNTTIETYEHQHQLQQEDDDEEEEEEEENNEILKRRISSHPLYGLLVEAHLDCLKRELKIDQMQATEKQNLGMFSQSELDLFMEAYCLALGKLKEAMVEPQQKSMAFINNMHSQLREITNPTLPAPSSEPAPPSASSSHCKFSIN; from the exons ATGGAATCTGAGAGGCCTAACACTACTATTGAGACCTACGAACACCAACACCAACTACAACAAGAAGACGATgacgaggaagaagaagaagaagaagaaaacaatgagATCCTCAAGAGAAGAATCTCCAGCCACCCTCTCTATGGACTGCTGGTTGAAGCTCACCTCGACTGTTTGAAG AGAGAGCTGAAGATAGATCAGATGCAAGCAACAGAGAAGCAAAACTTGGGCATGTTCAGCCAATCTGAGCTCGATCTCTTCATG GAAGCATATTGCTTGGCACTTGGGAAGCTTAAAGAAGCAATGGTGGAACCACAACAGAAGTCCATGGCTTTCATAAACAACATGCATTCTCAACTTAGAGAGATCACTAACCCAACTTTGCCTGCACCTTCTTCTGAGCCTGCACCACCTTCTGCTTCTTCTAGTCACTGCAAATTCTCAATAAATTAG
- the LOC128193594 gene encoding homeobox protein knotted-1-like 1 isoform X1 codes for MESERPNTTIETYEHQHQLQQEDDDEEEEEEEENNEILKRRISSHPLYGLLVEAHLDCLKVGDISNLQRELKIDQMQATEKQNLGMFSQSELDLFMEAYCLALGKLKEAMVEPQQKSMAFINNMHSQLREITNPTLPAPSSEPAPPSASSSHCKFSIN; via the exons ATGGAATCTGAGAGGCCTAACACTACTATTGAGACCTACGAACACCAACACCAACTACAACAAGAAGACGATgacgaggaagaagaagaagaagaagaaaacaatgagATCCTCAAGAGAAGAATCTCCAGCCACCCTCTCTATGGACTGCTGGTTGAAGCTCACCTCGACTGTTTGAAG GTCGGTGACATTTCCAACCTGCAGAGAGAGCTGAAGATAGATCAGATGCAAGCAACAGAGAAGCAAAACTTGGGCATGTTCAGCCAATCTGAGCTCGATCTCTTCATG GAAGCATATTGCTTGGCACTTGGGAAGCTTAAAGAAGCAATGGTGGAACCACAACAGAAGTCCATGGCTTTCATAAACAACATGCATTCTCAACTTAGAGAGATCACTAACCCAACTTTGCCTGCACCTTCTTCTGAGCCTGCACCACCTTCTGCTTCTTCTAGTCACTGCAAATTCTCAATAAATTAG
- the LOC108345469 gene encoding ferrochelatase-1, chloroplastic/mitochondrial codes for MMHTAAAPCDLDRFGVVFRSSHRHSDCVTFAANKIRSDIRNPGCVDCHSNCNKSPSQVSLFLCSDSTKRRNSLLGGPLCVNPSGRRNLVGRASYSVETGAYDVAALESPTHVAEEKVGVLLLNLGGPETLNDVQPFLFNLFADPDIIRLPRLFRFLQRPLAKLISVLRAPKSKEGYAAIGGGSPLRKITDDQALAIKKALEAKGLSSNVYVGMRYWYPFTEEAIQQIKRDRITRLVVLPLYPQFSISTTGSSVRVLEQVFREDAYLSTLPVSIINSWYQREGYIKSMANLIEKELQSFSEPREAMIFFSAHGVPVSYVEEAGDPYRDQMEDCIFLIMQELKARGINNEHTLAYQSRVGPVQWLKPYTDEVLVELGQKGIKSLLAVPVSFVSEHIETLEEIDMEYKELALESGIKNWARVPALGLTPSFITDLADAVIEALPSAKAMYSRISTSEDADHDPVKYFIKLFFGSFLAFILFLSPKMITAFRNHVI; via the exons ATGATGCACACCGCCGCTGCCCCCTGCGATCTGGATCGATTCGGCGTCGTTTTTAGGTCCAGTCACCGTCACTCTGACTGCGTTACCTTCGCTGCCAACAA GATACGTTCTGATATCCGAAATCCTGGCTGTGTTGATTGCCATTCAAACTGTAACAAGTCTCCATCTCAAGTGTCTTTGTTTTTGTGTTCTGACTCTACCAAGAGAAGAAATAGCCTGCTTGGTGGACCGCTTTGTGTGAACCCCTCTGGCAGGAGAAACCTAGTTGGTCGAGCCTCTTATTCTGTGGAGACAGGTGCTTATGATGTGGCTGCCTTAGAATCTCCTACGCATGTTGCAGAAGAAAAAGTTGGCGTGCTACTTCTCAATCTAGGAGGACCAGAGACATTGAATGACGTTCAACCTTTTCTGTTTAATCTTTTTGCTGATCCT GATATCATTCGTCTTCCAAGATTGTTTAGGTTTCTCCAGCGACCATTAGCAAAATTGATTTCTGTGCTTCGAGCTCCTAAATCCAAGGAAGGGTATGCTGCTATTGGTGGTGGCTCTCCTTTACGCAAAATTACAGATGACCAG GCACTTGCAATCAAAAAGGCTTTGGAAGCAAAGGGCCTCTCTTCAAATGTATACGTGGGGATGCGATACTGGTATCCATTCACCGAAGAAGCAATTCAGCAA ATTAAGAGGGACAGAATAACAAGGCTTGTGGTACTACCTCTTTATCCCCAATTTTCTATATCCACAACTGGATCAAGCGTCCGTGTTCTTGAGCAAGTATTCAG GGAGGACGCCTATTTGTCTACTCTTCCTGTTTCCATTATAAACTCTTGGTATCAACGAGAAGGTTACATCAAGTCAATGGCTAACTTAATTGAGAAAGAGCTCCAGAGCTTCTCTGAACCAAGAGAG GCGATGATATTTTTCAGTGCCCACGGTGTACCTGTCAGTTACGTTGAGGAAGCTGGGGATCCATACCGAGATCAAATGGAGGACTGCATTTTCTTGATTATGCAAGAGTTGAAAGCTAGAGGAATTAATAATGAGCATACTCTTGCTTATCag AGTCGAGTGGGTCCTGTACAGTGGCTGAAACCATACACGGACGAAGTTCTTGTTGAGCTTGGCCAGAAAGGTATAAAGAGTCTTTTAGCTGTTCCGGTGAG CTTTGTGAGTGAGCATATTGAGACCCTTGAAGAAATTGACATGGAGTACAAGGAACTGGCTCTTGAATCTGGCATCAAGAATTGGGCACGTGTACCTGCCCTTGGTCTTACCCCTTCTTTCATTACAGATTTGGCCGATGCAGTAATAGAAGCTCTCCCATCAGCAAAAGCAATGTATTCACGGATAAGCACTTCTGAAGATGCTGATCATGACCCTGTCAAATATTTCATCAAGTTATTCTTTGGCTCATTCTTGGCATTCATCTTGTTCTTGTCACCCAAAATGATCACGGCATTCAGGAATCATGTTATTTAG